From the genome of Anopheles merus strain MAF chromosome X, AmerM5.1, whole genome shotgun sequence, one region includes:
- the LOC121595196 gene encoding synaptobrevin homolog YKT6 codes for MVKLYALSVFYKAPTEARLLKTAYDLQSFSFFQRGSVQEFISFASKTLVERTQAATRQSVKQDVYMCHVYVRADNLAAVLIADHEYPQRVGHTLLTKVLDDFAAKVGPEQWPVATSEAAIQFGTLPATLSKYQDPREADALTRMQEDLDETKIILRNTIESVLERGEKLDDLVYKSESLSIQSKAFYKTAKKTNSCCNFA; via the exons ATGGTGAAACTGTACGCCCTGAGCGTGTTCTACAAGGCGCCGACCGAGGCACGGCTCCTGAAGACGGCCTACGATCTGCAGAGCTTCTCCTTCTTCCAGCGCGGCTCGGTCCAGGAATTCATCAG CTTCGCCAGCAAGACGCTCGTCGAGCGAACGCAGGCCGCCACCCGGCAGTCGGTCAAGCAGGACGTGTACATGTGCCACGTGTACGTGCGGGCGGACAACCTGGCCGCGGTGCTGATAGCGGACCACGAGTACCCGCAGCGCGTCGGCCATACGCTGCTCACCAAGGTGCTGGACGATTTCGCCGCGAAGGTCGGACCGGAACAGTGGCCGGTGGCGACGAGCGAGGCCGCGATACAGTTCGGCACGCTGCCGGCCACGCTCAGCAAGTATCAGGACCCGCGGGAAGCGGACGCGCTCACCCGCATGCAGGAGGATCTGGACGAGACGAAGATCATACTGCGCAACACGATCGAGTCCGTGCTGGAGCGGGGCGAAAAGCTGGACGATCTGGTGTACAAGTCCGAGTCGCTCTCGATACAGAGCAAAGCGTTCTACAAGACGGCGAAGAAGACGAACTCGTGCTGCAACTTTGCCTAA
- the LOC121593793 gene encoding trimeric intracellular cation channel type 1B.1, which yields MDPEAFLDIANQVIKLKMFPYFDVAHSLLCALSVKEDLGAGAHTFSRKHPLACWLSTMLVVFAGGMVANGLLGEPILAPLKNTPQLLVATACWYIVFYTPFDIGYKVAKFLPIKLVASAMKEIYRAKKIHDGVTHAAKLYPNAFIIMIIIGTLKGNGAGFTKLIERLIRGVWTPTAMEFLQPSFYTKASLIASIIFVLDKKTDLISAPHALVYFGIVIFLVYFKLSSILLGIHDPFVPFENLSCALLFGGIWDSLAKILGRGQAKEEPKDAKKSN from the exons ATGGATCCGGAGGCGTTCCTAGACATCGCCAACCAGGTGATCAAGCTGAAGATGTTCCCGTACTTCGACGTCGCGCACAGcctgctgtgcgcactgtcGGTGAAGGAGGATCTGGGCGCGGGCGCGCACACCTTCTCCCGGAAGCACCCGCTCGCCTGCTGGCTGTCGACGATGCTGGTCGTCTTTGCCGGCGGCATGGTCGCGAACGGGCTGCTCGGCGAGCCGATCCTGGCGCCGCTCAAGAACACGCCCCAGCTGCTGGTCGCGACCGCCTGCTGGTACATCGTCTTCTACACGCCGTTCGACATCGGCTACAAGGTGGCCAAGTTCCTGCCGATCAAGCTGGTGGCCAGCGCGATGAAGGAAATCTACCGCGCAAAGAAG ATCCACGACGGGGTGACGCACGCCGCCAAGCTGTACCCGAACGccttcatcatcatgatcatcatcggTACGCTCAAGGGCAACGGGGCCGGTTTTACCAAGCTGATCGAGCGCCTGATCCGCGGTGTCTGGACCCCGACGGCGATGGAGTTCCTGCAGCCAAGCTT CTACACCAAGGCGTCCCTGATCGCGTCGATCATCTTCGTGCTGGACAAGAAGACGGATCTGATCTCGGCCCCGCACGCCCTCGTCTACTTCGGCATCGTCATCTTCCTGGTGTACTTCAAGCTGTCGTCGATCCTGCTCGGCATCCACGATCCGTTCGTGCCGTTCGAGAACCTGAGCTGCGCGCTGCTGTTCGGCGGCATCTGGGACAGCCTGGCCAAGATTCTGGGCCGCGGCCAGGCCAAGGAGGAGCCGAAGGATGCGAAAAAGTCCAACTAA